The genome window TGAATCATCCATAGACCACACATGATGTCGGTCAGTGGGTAACTAATAACAAATGCGCTAAACGTTTTGTCCAGCCTTTACCACTACCATTGTATCAACATCTGTGATGCCTCAAAAAAGCCATGAGGCTCTAAAGGGTCAAGGAAAATGCGGGACAGGTTCAGTAAAGACAAGGCAGGGCCCAGACAAAAGAAATACGAACACTAAGACTCCGAATGCATCAGAATAGGTCAAGATACAACTCGGGCATATTTTCATAATGGCAATAACCAGTGGCATAAAAGTGTGAACTTGATCATCCCAAATAGCaaaggatgtacatgtagccatTGTACTGTTCTTCCCGAATATTAACCAACCACTATAAGacctatttttatttttccaaaCTGTTTTTTTCAGAGCTAATGTCTTGAAATGCAGGACATCAAAGACGACGTGCCAACAGATTTGCCAATCACTGGTGTGTGTATCGTGGCAGACCTTAGTAAGATACCCGCTGGATTCAAAGCGGTAAGAGTAATTCATTCTAAAACACATTTTAATAATAATTGGTTATGTATCAAGACTCGTGTTGACCTCCGAGGTTTTGATGAGACAATCGTTGCCTCTTGAGTTGGTATAAAAAATACGGTAAGCAGATTCTTGGTGAGTTATCATTAAAACATATCAAGAGGTAttctagaatagaaattgatactcgTACCCCAACATGCTCAATGTTGGTATTGGTTAACttatctcaccaaacactgtTCCAGTGGAGCTCTTTTGGCAGTTTCGGTCTAAactttagctccacccttgagGTATTTGGTGCGAATCCAATACCTCCATTATCAATTCCTTGATCTCTAAAACCAAAACATCACAGACACAGACTAAAGCACTCTCCAAGCCGATTGAATGGAAGAACAAACAGATTTCCATTACACTGAGTTGTTGCTTGCGCGTTAAGCGGGCTGAGCAAAATAAGGATCTATCTGACACAGGCAATATGACTTTGGGGATTCCTGCTTTATAATTGGTATGCTTTCTCTACAGATTGACCGTTCGTATGACAAATATGAAGATGCAGACTTGTGGAAAGACAGTTTTTTTGCTGCAAGAAAAGTTTATCGATATTTTTGTGTGACTCGAGAGATAAAGAGTGTGGTAAGTTTCAAGCTGTGCTGTCTGATGGTGTCCGTGGGTTTGTCCCCTTGTGACTTGTAGAGTGATATTCACATTTAGACCCCTGCCAGCTaagtacccatttactcctgggtggagagaagcaagaaTGGTTTggtgccttgctcaaggtcaAAAAGCACAACAGCTTCAATAGTTCCTAGAGTCAAACCAATGATGATTACGATCCTAGTGCTcttaccactatgccactgatcgcCCTACATAACATTTTCCTAAGCCACTAGTAATAGACAACTACATATAACACTAACGGTGTAACGACCTTTTTCCAGGACGTAATTGCTGGTGATGTTGTGTTGGCTGACATAGCTTTATTGAACGATCGAGAATCAGTACCTCCTGGGTTTGCCCCTATTGACCGAACAATAGACACTGGTAAGTATTGAAATTGTAAATAGTTAGATTTTGCAGGGTTGACAGCATGATCGAAAAAGTCATAGTCTAAGGCCACCTTCTGGTGATAAAATGATACAAAAGTGGTGCCAGTATCTCAACCCGAATAGCATTCCACAAGACAGTGCAGGCCGCCTCTGGAAAACCAGTCGCCACTGAGTGGGTATCACCAAATTAAAACACCTTGGATATCCAAATACTCTTGATACATTCTATCTGCTTCAGGCAATGCTTGACAGAGTCGGAGGAGAGAGATTTCAATAACCCGCGCAGAGTTGGGTTGTCATGATCATTTTCTGAGCCCTTTAAAACAGATTTCAAAGCCATGCGAGGACAGGCCCCCAAGTACCTGTCTGACTTTTTAGAGATCTGTCAGTCACGGCGAGTACTTCGATCAGCAGATACCATCTCGCTAGTGCTCCCGCGCACAAAGACTAGATTTGGCGAGCGTACATTCCAGTGTGCCGCAGCagcactctggaatgacctccctagtaatattcgaaatgcggactccatcacaacttttaagacactcctcaagacccacctttttcaacaacattacgaacattagaattgtttattgttgtcaaagactatacttcttatagagactctgtttttgttaagcgcctttgaacggcccaatataggactgataagggcgctatataaatgtgatacataagccgcacttacaccacctgaaaatggaccaccaatcttggttcgggaaccaatgccgcaccatcgaaaatccaccaagcgcttacaccagtgctgtagctagttataaaatccggctacagatggcgcgcaaacaataagcagaacgcagaaagcctaggcagaaagcgccatttcgaaagcgctgcctggagccgaaccatctaactagctaattgccgatccatttgcgcttacaccacgacaaagccgagcttttaacaagccgggcgaatttggaccatcaagcttggtgggacaaattcgctcggcaatttgtatcggcaatggattgccgaaccaatttgtcgcggcaatgtggtggtgtaagtgcaattggtccaccaatatttcgtggtgtaagcgcagctattgatagatagatagattgGGTATTGGCACAGAGGGGGAGGGGTCATTTTATCTACACCAACGCCTCCCTAAACTCCCCATATACTTTTCAGGGGACAAAGCAACCAAAGGCAAGAGAGTGGTGATCAAGATGATACAGCGTGACACAACAACCGATGGCATTTGTGAACTAATCATTCTAAGTAAAAGTAAAAGACCGCCTGGAGATTACACTCTGGTTGGGTAAGTAgaaggaaaagaaaaaggaaaaataacTCTGGGCTTCTCGTTACTGTGAACTGCAAAAATCTtgtgcatttttattttttgtgattCGTTaacatttctgaaagaaatgtaatatattttcttttcttttggaaAATATATCCATTCTTAAtttgtatttttattttcagtgaacTGAATGGTTTAGcactttgtttcaaaatggggCCGGTGCCCAGAAATCCTAATGCACAAAAGTAAGTGACACTACAATATCAAGTTTCCAATTGAGCCAAGACCCTGGAGGGACATGATGGCTCTGGCTATAATGATGTTCTTTGCTACTTGTAAAGTGTAAAGCATATGGCAAGCACTCTTTAACTTCAGAGCAGATCTGAGATGTGTTAGCCCCATGAAGGGATTGTCACAATAGCCTTCAAACAGAACCGAACTCACCGCATAAAAGCGCTTGGCCAGACCCTACTGAATGTATGTTCCCAAAATGACCCTATCGATCAGTTTCTTTTCTACTGCAGATTCTTTtagatacaatacatgtaaaagaTGAAACCTAAGTTTCAGACTGATTTCTCTCAACTTGTTTTCCCATTCATTTTGAACCCATTTCAGTTCTGTCAAATTACCATATGCCTTTCCGGGACAAGTCACGCAACCGGGCGGAACTGCCTACTGGAACGGTAAACAACAGCAGACAGGCTACCATCAGCAGTCGAGTACCTATAGGGAACCCAGGGTAGAGACTACACATACAATAAACGTTCAACAGGCTCCTATAGATAGCAGGCTGTCTGAACCAAGCTATGGACAACACTCAGGGTACGGGCAACATGCATATGGAAGTGGCAACGCTACAACTCTACAAAGGCATTTTGCTACGTCACGTAAGTTTTTAGGGTAGTGTAGTGGTTCATCAAATGTCTGATTCTTCACCAGGAGGTCTCTTAGAGGTGAGAGACCTCTGTAGTTCCCAAAAGTCATAATCTCTCTTTGGTGTCAGGCTGTTAGTTAGCTGGGTCTTCAGCTTTTTTCTGAATCATTCTCTAAACCCTTTTGGATTTTGGAAGCATGATACTCTGGCAAAAAGGTACCAGTATGTTTACATCTAAGGAACAAAGGTTTTTAACATCATGATTCGACCACTGAAAAGTCTATTGGAACATCTTTTCTTGGACGCTGTGGCCTTAATTCATCTTACCCAAGATACTCATTTAAATATGCTGGGCTACTGGCTGAGCCGTTATTGTCTCGAGCCAAAGCTTTGAGATCCTCATTCCAAGAGTCAATCCCTCGAGCTCTACAAAAATATAAGAATAATTTTTCTGTTTCAGCATTGTCAGGTGTCCCATTTCAACTCCATAAAAAATTTGCAGATTCAAGTGGTTTATCACAGGTAAGCCAGATTTTTACTGTAAAATGTTGaagcagtcaaaatcacaaTTCGGTGTTGCTTCAGTTgtcttagaatagaaattgatgcctCAGAGTAGGTTTGGGTGGTTTTGCCAAACATCGCTAAAGTCGTTTTCATTCTGTCCAAAACCTTGGTTGCCACCTTGGTTTGGACCTacagtttttctgtgttttgtaAGACATTAACCAAGTTTGTTTTAAGTTCCCTAAACCAACAAACCTCACTCGCCTTTATTGTCTGTTTACAATATTACtctgtttcattttcagtgttcaTTGCCAAACATAGGATACAAGACAATGATGGAAATAGAAAGAGATGTAAGCACTGCATCATTTTTCCGTCTCTAGGAACAAAGAAAACAATTCAGAACTAAAATGAAAAGTCAGTTCGTCTTGTACTAGCTTGGGTCTCTGACCAGTGGtctggttcgatccccactgttaGCGTGAGCCTCTTAGCAGGTCTCATTGGCAGGGCTTATCTTGTATTCTATTGCCTAACATTAACTGGGATTCACATCCTGAAGATAAGCACAGTGTGCCTAAATACACTTAAATACATGAGCCATTCCACTGATCTCCCAACTGCATCTGGTGATGCTTTCTAAATCTCGCAATATGTTTCCTTTTTCAGTTCGAATACAACTTTACTGTGGAAAAATCTGTCCGCTCCCGGTCTCCTTCGACATGAAATGACGCAGGAATGTACTCTGATACAGGACACTGTATGCAAGACGAGGCTTACTGGACATCAGGCCACGGGCCATGATGAAGACTTGAACTTCCAAGATGCCTGTTAGATGCTCCTGGACACTGAGATTGGAGACAACAGGCAGGAGCTGGGGGCTGGGGGTCAGATTAATGTTGGCTGAGTCAGGACCCTGATAAAGTCACAAATAAGTTTCTCTACCTTCTCAGAGAGCATTAGCAATATTCTTGCTTGGGAATCTTTGAACTTCTTTATTACTAAGTAAAACAAGACCTAGCTCCCTTGCTTTGCACATTGGTGCCTTAGACCACCAACTGGCCCCACGAGCTCCCTCGCGTAGTCACACTAAGGA of Lineus longissimus chromosome 17, tnLinLong1.2, whole genome shotgun sequence contains these proteins:
- the LOC135501611 gene encoding multivesicular body subunit 12B-like, translated to MQDIKDDVPTDLPITGVCIVADLSKIPAGFKAIDRSYDKYEDADLWKDSFFAARKVYRYFCVTREIKSVDVIAGDVVLADIALLNDRESVPPGFAPIDRTIDTGDKATKGKRVVIKMIQRDTTTDGICELIILSKSKRPPGDYTLVGELNGLALCFKMGPVPRNPNAQNSVKLPYAFPGQVTQPGGTAYWNGKQQQTGYHQQSSTYREPRVETTHTINVQQAPIDSRLSEPSYGQHSGYGQHAYGSGNATTLQRHFATSPLSGVPFQLHKKFADSSGLSQCSLPNIGYKTMMEIERDFEYNFTVEKSVRSRSPST